In Flavivirga abyssicola, the following are encoded in one genomic region:
- a CDS encoding DUF5675 family protein encodes MELILNRAYFKEGTNGTLFCADKFLCHTIELPWRENKRSISCIPEGRYKVVSRYSKRFKNHLWIKGVSNRRLILIHPANDALKELEGCIAPVTYLGGLGKGIYSRDAMQKLLFLVHQAQDRKKTIFLTIKS; translated from the coding sequence ATGGAGTTAATACTTAACAGAGCTTATTTTAAAGAGGGTACTAATGGTACTCTCTTTTGCGCTGATAAATTCTTATGTCATACCATTGAGTTACCCTGGAGAGAAAACAAACGATCTATTTCTTGTATTCCTGAAGGGCGTTATAAAGTTGTTAGCAGATATTCGAAACGCTTTAAGAACCATCTTTGGATAAAAGGTGTTTCTAACAGGCGGTTAATTCTTATTCATCCTGCCAATGATGCACTAAAAGAGCTTGAAGGCTGTATTGCTCCAGTGACTTACCTGGGAGGCTTAGGTAAAGGTATTTATTCGCGAGATGCCATGCAAAAATTATTGTTTTTGGTCCATCAGGCTCAAGACAGAAAAAAAACTATTTTTTTAACTATTAAATCCTAA